A single genomic interval of Metabacillus sp. FJAT-52054 harbors:
- a CDS encoding helix-turn-helix domain-containing protein: MMPEEKLIDIKELCERMGVSERQIYKLQQEGLPKIKISHKVTRYDWEDVVAWLKKRSEGEG; this comes from the coding sequence ATGATGCCGGAAGAGAAACTGATCGATATTAAGGAATTATGTGAAAGGATGGGGGTCAGCGAGCGGCAGATTTATAAGCTTCAGCAAGAGGGGCTCCCGAAAATCAAGATTTCACATAAAGTCACTCGCTATGATTGGGAAGACGTCGTGGCTTGGTTGAAGAAGAGATCGGAGGGTGAAGGGTGA